The following is a genomic window from Amycolatopsis acidiphila.
TCGACGAGGACTACCAGGGGCAGGGCATCGGCACCGCGCTGCTGCGCGCCCTGCTGGCTCGCGCCGACGAGCTGCACGCGCCCGTCTTCCTCGAGGTCCGCACCGACAACGAGCGCGCCCTCGAGCTGTACGCCCGGCACGGTTTCACCCGGATCGGGGTCCGCAAGCGCTACTACCAACCCTCGGGTGCCGACGCCTACACCATGAAGCGCCCCGCCCGCTCCGAACAGGAGGTCGGCTGATGTCACGGATCATCATGGGCATCGAGAGTTCCTGCGACGAGACGGGCGTCGGCCTGGTCCGGCTGCACGACGACGGCGCCGTGGAGCTGCTCGCCGACGAGGTCGCCTCCAGCGTCGAGCAGCACGCGCGCTTCGGCGGCGTGGTGCCCGAGGTCGCGAGCCGTGCACACCTGGAAGCCATGGTGCCGACGGCGAACCGCGCCTTCGAGAAGGCCGACCTCAAGCTGTCCGATGTGGACGCCATCGCCGTCACCGCCGGGCCCGGCCTCGCGGGCGCGCTGCTCGTCGGGGTCTCCGCGGCCAAGGCCTATGCCGCCTCGCTCGGGGTGCCGCTGTACGGGGTGAACCACCTGGCCGGCCACATCGCCGTCGACACGCTGCAGCACGGACCGCTGCCGAAGCCGTGCCTGGCCCTGCTCGTCTCCGGTGGCCACACGCAGCTGCTGCGGGTCGACGACGTCGCCACGAGCATCACTGAACTCGGGTCTACTGTGGACGACGCGGCCGGTGAGGCCTACGACAAGGTCGCACGCGTGCTCGGCCTGCCCTATCCGGGCGGCCCGCCGATCGACAAGGCCGCGAAGCTCGGCAACCCGTCGGCCATCGCCTTCCCGCGCGGCATGACCGGCCCCCGCGACGCGAAGTTCGACTTCTCCTTCTCCGGCCTGAAGACGGCCGTGGCGCGCTGGGTCGAAGGTGCCGAACGTCGCGGCGAGGAGATCCCGGTGAACGACGTCGCGGCCTCGTTCCAGGAGGCCGTGGCCGACGTGCTGACCGCGAAGGCGGTGCGCGCGGCCAAGGAGTACGGCATCGGCACCCTGGTCATCTCCGGTGGGGTCGCGGCCAACTCGCGGCTTTCGGAGCTGGCGCGCGAGCGCTGCGAAGCCGCCGGTATCGAACTGCGGGTGCCGCGGCCCAGGCTGTGCACCGACAACGGCGCGATGATCGCCGCGCTCGGGGCGCATGTAGTGGCGGCCGGTGCCCGTGAGTCCTCTTTGGACATCTCCGCGAACCCGGCCCTGCCGGTGCACGTCGTCTCGGTTTGACCTCTTCACGCATCCCAGTTCACACGCGGGCGGTCCGGAACTGAATCCCGAAACCGCCCGGCTGTGGACAACCGGGGTGCTGTGGACAACTCGTCAGGGCCGGCCGACCACCACGTCGTCCGCCTTCACGTAGGCGACGCGGTGCCCGAACTGGATCTGGACGTACTCCGTCTTCCCGCGCACCACGACGTGGGTCGACGGGTCGAACGTCGTCGCCCAGTAGTACTCGCCCGGCAGCACCGGCCCGGCCACGTACTTCTGGCCCGCGGCGAACGTGTATTGCAGCGGCGTGAGGTCCTGCGGCGGGATGTTCGCCGGGTACGCCTCCGCTTCGGGATACGCCCGGCCGTAGACCGGAACCGTGGCCAGGCCCGGCTTCGGCGTGACGACCTGGCCGAGCGCGGGCACCGCGGCCGAGCTGCGGAACCAGCCCTTCTGGCCCAGGTACCAGATCGCCGTCCAGTCCCCGCGGACCTCGGCCACCGCGTACTGCTGCCCGGTCGAGGCGCGGCTGCCCACGTCGGAAACGCCCATCGTCGACGGCGAGCCGTCCGGGTGCAGGCCCAGGTCCTGCAGCAGCGGCGCGTCGTCGCGCGGTTCGGTGTGCAGGATGACGGCGGACGACCCACGCAGCGTGCAGGCGGCGCCGGCGGTGTCGCAGTCGGTGAAGCCCGGCCGGTTGGTGGCGAAGTCCGGCTTGATCATGACCAGCCCGGTGTTCTGCCGTGCCCAGCTGCGCAGCGGCGCGCCGAGCAGGTCGAAGTAGTGGCCCCAGTCCCAGTACGGGCCCGGGTCCCAGTGCATGCCCGCCACCGTCGAGGGGATCGTGCCCGGCACGTTGTCGTGCCCGATGATGTGCCGGCGGTCCAGCGGAATGCCGTACCTGTCGGCCAGGTAACGCACCAGCTTCGCCGAGGTGCGGTACATCGCCTCGGTGTACCAGGTGCCCTGCGCCCCGAAGCCCTCGTGCTCGACGCCGATGGACTTCGCGTTGACGTACCAGTTCCCGGCGTGCCAGCCGACGTCCTTGGTCTGGATGTGCTGGGCGATGTGCCCGTCGCTCGAGCGCAGCGTGTAGTGCCAGCCGAGGTACGTCGGGTCCTGCACCAGGGCCAGCGCCGCGTCGTAGCTGCACTCGGTGTCGTGGATGACGATGTGCGTGACCTGCTGGCTCTGCGGGCGCTCGGCCTTGTCGTAGTTGCCGTAGTCGCCGGCGCCGTCACCGGTCTGCTGGTACGGCGCGGGAATCCACTCGGCGGACACGTCCGGCGGCGCTTCGACGTCGCCGCGTGCGGCGGCAGGCAGGCCGAGGGACCGCAGCTGACCCCGCGCGGGCGAGACCTGCTGGGCGTCCAGGCGCACGGACTGGCCGTCGTCGGTGACGCGGCCGGCGCCGCCGGTGATCGTGCCGAAGACCTCGTCGGCGAAGAACGCGGCGGCGGTGGAGTCCGTCGCTCCGCTGTAGCGGGCGACCGCGCCGTACCAGTCGGCCGGGTTGTCGCTGGTGATGCCGAGCTCTCGTTGGTACTGAGCCAGAACCGCCGCACCACCGCGGATGTTCTGGGTGGGGTCCGTGCGCAGCGCGGCCGGGTTCGCGCCGGTCAGTTCGGCGGCGAGGTCGACGGTCTGCAGGGTGGGCGCCGGGGCGGCCTGCTGCGGCTCGGCGGGGTGCAGCGTGGCGCGGGCGAGGTCGCCGCGCGGGTCCTCGGAACCCTTGTCGTGGTGACTGCCGCCGGCGGCGACGGCACGAAGGTCGGTGAGGTGCATGGGTCCGAACCCGGCGCCCGTGCTCGGCGTGCCCGCGTTGTAGTCCCAGCGGGACTTCAGGTACGAGACCCCGAGCAGCACCTGCTCCGGCACCCCGAACTCCGCGGCGGCGGCGGCGAAGGCGCGCTGCCGCGCCTGGTCGGCGGCGACGCTCGCGCCCGCGATGCCGGGAACGGTGACGGCGAGCCCGGCCGTGCCGGCTGCGGCGACGCGCAGAGCGGTGCGGCGAGTGAACGGATCCATGAACTCTCCTCGCATGCCGATGATGCGAGAAACCTACACACCGCCTGCGTACTCCGGGAGCGCCTTTCGTAGTTTCCGAAGATCGGGCCCCTGGTCCCGGCGGGGGACCAGGGGCCCGTCGATTCAGCCGGTCAGCACTTGCCGCAGCAACCGCAGTTGGAGCCGGAGCACGAGCTGCAGCAGTTGCATCCACTCATGTGGAGACACCATCCCTTCGGGTTCGGCCCGGGCCGTGTCCCAAGCTAGGGAGGCGATGGAATGACGGGAAACCGCCCAATGAGTGACAGTGCCATTACGTCCTGTCACAGCAGCTCGGTCTCGCAGGAGAACTGGTCGCCCAGTTCCTCGAGCACCTTCCGCAGTGCCTCACGCCCGCCCCGGCGGTGCCCGCGACCAACGGTGAACGGCACGAGCCGGCCGGAGACGCCACGGGCGAGGTTGTACGTCCGATACACGATCCGCGCACCGGCGGGGTCGTCGCGGACCTCGAACCGACCGCACCACCACCACTGCCCGCGGGCCTCGATCCACCCCTGCTCGAGGTCGACGTCGACGCGCAGCGGTATCGGCGTGGTGCGGAAGGGGCCGTGCTGCACGCTGAGCACGGCGTCACGGACCTGCTGCACGGGCGCGTGCACGAGCCCGGCGTGCTCGTGGAGGATCCTCATGCGCCGAGTATGGCGTGCGGACGGCAGCTCGAACCCCCACTTCAGGGCGGCGGCCCCGGCCAAAACCGACCCTCCTTGCGCGGCTAGCACTCGCGTGGCTAGAGTGCTAATTGCACGGCACCGCACACGCCCCGGCACCCGCGACGGCGGGGGTGGTAGGCGCCAAAACCTGTAAGTACCTGCCAACGCTTTCGACGACCCGTGGAGGTCAACCCGGTGAGCGTGAACATCAAACCGCTCGAGGACAAGATCGTTGTCCAGACGAGCGAGGCCGAGGAGACGACGGCTTCCGGTCTCGTCATCCCTGACACCGCTAAGGAAAAGCCCCAGGAGGGCAAGGTTCTGGCCGTGGGCCCGGGCCGCGTGGACGACAAGGGCAACCGCATTCCCGTGGATGTCAGTGTCGGCGACGTCGTCATCTACTCCAAGTACGGCGGCACCGAGGTCAAGTACAACGGTGAGGACTACTTGATCCTGTCCGCTCGCGACGTGCTGGCCGTCGTCAACTGACGTCGGTACCTGCGCTTGATGCCCCGGGCCCCGCATTAGCCGGGGACCGGGGCATTTCGCACTGAGAGGACTCAAATGCCTAAGCAGATCAACTTCGACGAGGACGCTCGTCGAGCCCTCGAGCGCGGGGTGAACAAGCTCGCCGACGCGGTCAAGGTCACCCTCGGCCCGCGTGGCCGGCACGTCGTGCTCGACAAGAAGTTCGGCGGCCCCACCATCACGCTCGACGGCGTGACGGTGGCCCGTGAGATCGAGCTGGACGACCCGTTCGAGAACCTGGGCGCCCAGCTCGCGAAGAACGTCGCCACGAAGACCAACGACGTCGCCGGCGACGGCACCACCACGGCCACCGTGCTGGCGCAGTCCCTGGTGAAGGTCGGCCTTCGCAACGTCGCCGCCGGCGCCAACCCGACCGCGCTCGGCCGGGGCATCGAGGCGGCCGCGGACAAGGTCATCGAGGTGCTCAAGAGCAAGGCGACCCCGGTCAAGGGCCGCGAGAGCATCGCCCAGGTCGGCACCGTCACCTCCCGTGACGCCACGATCGGCGCGCTGCTCGGCGAGGCCGTGGAGAAGGTCGGCGAGGACGGCGTGATCACCGTGGAGGAGTCCTCCACGATGGCCACCGAGCTCGAGATCACCGAGGGCGTGCAGTTCGACAAGGGCTACCTGTCGGCGCATTTCGCGACCAACCCGGAGGAGCAGCGGGCGATCCTCGAGAACGCCTACGTGCTGCTGCACCGCGAGAAGATCTCCGCGCTCGCGGACCTGCTCCCGGTGCTGGAGAAGGTCGTCGAGGCCAAGCGGCCGCTGCTGATCATCGCCGAGGACGTCGAGGGCGAGGCGCTGTCCACCCTGGTGGTCAACTCCCTGCGCAAGACGATCACCGCGGTCGCGGTGAAGGCGCCGTTCTTCGGAGACCGCCGCAAGGCGTTCCTGGACGACCTCGCCGTCGTCACCGGTGGCCAGGTCGTCTCGGCCGAGATCGGCATGAAGCTGTCCGAGATCGGGCTCGACGCGCTGGGCTCGGCCC
Proteins encoded in this region:
- the groL gene encoding chaperonin GroEL (60 kDa chaperone family; promotes refolding of misfolded polypeptides especially under stressful conditions; forms two stacked rings of heptamers to form a barrel-shaped 14mer; ends can be capped by GroES; misfolded proteins enter the barrel where they are refolded when GroES binds); this translates as MPKQINFDEDARRALERGVNKLADAVKVTLGPRGRHVVLDKKFGGPTITLDGVTVAREIELDDPFENLGAQLAKNVATKTNDVAGDGTTTATVLAQSLVKVGLRNVAAGANPTALGRGIEAAADKVIEVLKSKATPVKGRESIAQVGTVTSRDATIGALLGEAVEKVGEDGVITVEESSTMATELEITEGVQFDKGYLSAHFATNPEEQRAILENAYVLLHREKISALADLLPVLEKVVEAKRPLLIIAEDVEGEALSTLVVNSLRKTITAVAVKAPFFGDRRKAFLDDLAVVTGGQVVSAEIGMKLSEIGLDALGSARRIEVTKDTTTIVDGAATKEDIAARMAQIRKEIETTDSDWDREKLQERLAKLGGGVAVIKVGAATETELNERKHRIEDAVASTKAAVEEGIVPGGGSALVHAVRELEDGLGLTGDEATGVKIVRDALSAPLFWIASNAGLEGAVIVSKVQEQGWGHGLNAATGEITDLLAAGIVDPVKVTRSAVANAASIARLVLTTESSVVEKPVEEDESATGHGHGHAH
- the tsaD gene encoding tRNA (adenosine(37)-N6)-threonylcarbamoyltransferase complex transferase subunit TsaD, which translates into the protein MSRIIMGIESSCDETGVGLVRLHDDGAVELLADEVASSVEQHARFGGVVPEVASRAHLEAMVPTANRAFEKADLKLSDVDAIAVTAGPGLAGALLVGVSAAKAYAASLGVPLYGVNHLAGHIAVDTLQHGPLPKPCLALLVSGGHTQLLRVDDVATSITELGSTVDDAAGEAYDKVARVLGLPYPGGPPIDKAAKLGNPSAIAFPRGMTGPRDAKFDFSFSGLKTAVARWVEGAERRGEEIPVNDVAASFQEAVADVLTAKAVRAAKEYGIGTLVISGGVAANSRLSELARERCEAAGIELRVPRPRLCTDNGAMIAALGAHVVAAGARESSLDISANPALPVHVVSV
- the groES gene encoding co-chaperone GroES, with the protein product MSVNIKPLEDKIVVQTSEAEETTASGLVIPDTAKEKPQEGKVLAVGPGRVDDKGNRIPVDVSVGDVVIYSKYGGTEVKYNGEDYLILSARDVLAVVN
- the rimI gene encoding ribosomal protein S18-alanine N-acetyltransferase, translated to MKLAPLRRKDIPRCVEIERQLFAGDDPWSARAFQSELDAGGYYIGVYTDEDELVGYAGLATVGRPGDFESSVHTIGVDEDYQGQGIGTALLRALLARADELHAPVFLEVRTDNERALELYARHGFTRIGVRKRYYQPSGADAYTMKRPARSEQEVG
- a CDS encoding N-acetylmuramoyl-L-alanine amidase, which produces MDPFTRRTALRVAAAGTAGLAVTVPGIAGASVAADQARQRAFAAAAAEFGVPEQVLLGVSYLKSRWDYNAGTPSTGAGFGPMHLTDLRAVAAGGSHHDKGSEDPRGDLARATLHPAEPQQAAPAPTLQTVDLAAELTGANPAALRTDPTQNIRGGAAVLAQYQRELGITSDNPADWYGAVARYSGATDSTAAAFFADEVFGTITGGAGRVTDDGQSVRLDAQQVSPARGQLRSLGLPAAARGDVEAPPDVSAEWIPAPYQQTGDGAGDYGNYDKAERPQSQQVTHIVIHDTECSYDAALALVQDPTYLGWHYTLRSSDGHIAQHIQTKDVGWHAGNWYVNAKSIGVEHEGFGAQGTWYTEAMYRTSAKLVRYLADRYGIPLDRRHIIGHDNVPGTIPSTVAGMHWDPGPYWDWGHYFDLLGAPLRSWARQNTGLVMIKPDFATNRPGFTDCDTAGAACTLRGSSAVILHTEPRDDAPLLQDLGLHPDGSPSTMGVSDVGSRASTGQQYAVAEVRGDWTAIWYLGQKGWFRSSAAVPALGQVVTPKPGLATVPVYGRAYPEAEAYPANIPPQDLTPLQYTFAAGQKYVAGPVLPGEYYWATTFDPSTHVVVRGKTEYVQIQFGHRVAYVKADDVVVGRP